A window of the Sabethes cyaneus chromosome 1, idSabCyanKW18_F2, whole genome shotgun sequence genome harbors these coding sequences:
- the LOC128745814 gene encoding uncharacterized protein LOC128745814 encodes MYRQILLHPDDTPYQRILWRFSSKEPVKTYELMTVTYGLAPSSFLATRTLQQLAADEGGAESVDEAIKLRTELIELLAKGGFPLRKWTSNRLSVLNGLSSEEIGTQSSIKFDADEAVKALGISWEPESDKLLLDFKIRQRNGTATKRSILSELSQIFDPLGLISPILIKGKMLMQKLWLLPCAWDEEVPVEIAAAWEELSSQMPKVANFRISRYALLPNGSVQLHTFSDASEAAYGACTITLPRLELCAANVAAKLYAKIIRALQIPIRKSYFWSDSTVTLQWLRSPPNTWKTFVANRVSEIQELTHGAFWNHVIGTQNLADLLSRGMNVDDFLESALWKYGPEWLSCPENKWPSTKLTDYPIQGKERRKVVTLVVRAKSVSKDINPIFTRFSSFERLLRTTAYILRFISNVKCKTRTQPQPTQPNLPGTYLTVERIALAEQTLLRLAQADVFQQEIKDLRENKLVAKHSPIRLLSPFLDPEEIIRVGGRLRLSDQPFLSKHPALLPSNHPITRLIAKSHHLSLIHGGGRLTLAATREKYWPLHGRRLCRSIIRNCYRCARADPPATTQQIGQLPLHRITPSRPFAISGIDFAGPLYLKAVHKRAAATKAYVCIFVCFCTKAVHIELVSDLSKSTSAFLSALRRFISCRGRPSDVYTDNGKNFEGAANDLEEVYRMLQNDSKMQQIISDRDFGRISWHFNPPKAPHFGGL; translated from the exons ATGTATCGCCAAATACTACTTCATCCGGATGATACACCATACCAGAGAATTTTATGGCGTTTTAGTTCAAAGGAACCGGTTAAAACCTACGAGTTAATGACAGTAACGTACGGCTTAGCACCCTCTTCCTTTCTTGCTACTCGCACCTTGCAGCAATTAGCTGCTGACGAAG GTGGAGCTGAATCAGTTGATGAAGCTATTAAACTGAGGACGGAATTAATCGAACTTTTAGCAAAAGGTGGATTCCCCTTGCGGAAATGGACCTCCAATCGATTATCGGTTCTCAATGGCTTGTCGTCCGAGGAGATTGGAACTCAGTCGTCGATAAAATTTGATGCTGATGAAGCCGTAAAGGCGCTTGGTATTTCCTGGGAACCGGAATCCGATAAACTTCTTTTGGATTTTAAAATTCGGCAACGTAATGGGACGGCTACGAAACGGTCGATACTTTCGGAGCTCTCTCAGATATTTGATCCTTTGGGCCTGATCTCGCCAATACTCATCAAGGGGAAAATGTTAATGCAAAAACTATGGTTACTTCCGTGTGCATGGGATGAGGAAGTCCCAGTCGAAATTGCTGCCGCTTGGGAAGAATTATCTTCACAAATGCCAAAGGTTGCTAACTTCCGTATCAGTCGCTACGCTCTTTTACCAAACGGTTCGGTTCAGCTTCACACATTCTCAGACGCATCGGAAGCAGCCTACGGAGCGTGTAC AATCACATTACCTCGTTTGGAACTTTGTGCGGCCAATGTAGCGGCAAAACTCTACGCTAAAATTATCCGAGCGCTTCAAATTCCCATCAGGAAGTCCTACTTCTGGTCCGATTCAACGGTTACTCTTCAATGGCTTCGCTCCCCGCCAAATACTTGGAAAACTTTTGTGGCAAATCGGGTTTCAGAAATACAAGAATTGACCCACGGAGCCTTTTGGAATCATGTCATCGGTACACAGAATCTTGCGGACTTGCTATCCCGCGGTATGAATGTTGATGACTTTCTGGAGAGCGCTTTGTGGAAGTACGGTCCAGAATGGCTATCCTGTCCCGAAAATAAATGGCCAAGCACAAAGCTCACGGATTATCCCATACAGGGTAAAGAGCGACGGAAGGTAGTTACCCTTGTTGTTAGAGCTAAATCGGTCTCAAAGGACATTAATCCAATTTTCACCAGATTCTCTTCCTTTGAACGTCTGCTCCGCACTACCGCTTACATACTTCGATTCATAAGCAACGTCAAATGTAAAACACGTACACAACCACAGCCGACTCAGCCCAATCTGCCAGGAACCTACCTCACAGTTGAACGTATAGCTCTCGCCGAGCAAACACTACTTCGCCTGGCTCAAGCAGATGTCTTTCAGCAGGAGATTAAGGATCTACGAGAAAATAAACTTGTAGCGAAACATTCACCAATTCGACTACTCTCTCCGTTTTTAGACCCAGAGGAAATCATTCGTGTAGGGGGAAGACTAAGACTCTCAGACCAGCCATTTCTATCCAAACACCCCGCCCTTCTGCCAAGTAACCATCCAATAACACGCCTTATTGCCAAGTCCCATCATCTATCACTTATTCACGGTGGCGGCCGTCTCACCCTCGCTGCCACGCGAGAAAAATATTGGCCACTGCATGGCAGAAGGCTTTGTCGCAGCATCATTCGTAACTGCTACCGATGCGCCCGAGCCGATCCACCAGCGACAACCCAACAGATTGGACAACTTCCCTTGCATCGAATTACACCCAGTCGACCGTTTGCAATATCTGGAATTGACTTTGCTGGACCATTGTATCTAAAAGCAGTACACAAGCGTGCTGCTGCTACAAAAGCATACGTCTGCATTTTTGTCTGCTTTTGCACGAAGGCGGTGCATATTGAACTAGTCAGCGACCTATCAAAATCAACGAGTGCATTTTTGTCTGCACTGCGCCGTTTTATCTCTTGTCGCGGCCGGCCGTCAGATGTGTATACAGACAACGGCAAGAACTTCGAGGGTGCCGCGAACGATTTGGAGGAAGTCTATCGCATGCTTCAAAATGATTCGAAGATGCAGCAGATAATATCAGATCGTGACTTTGGCCGTATCTCATGGCATTTCAACCCGCCGAAAGCCCCACATTTCGGAGGATTGTAA
- the LOC128745815 gene encoding uncharacterized protein LOC128745815 has protein sequence MAESRHLERRRTSLLSSLERAGQFLTTYEAERDRLEVAPRLENLDGIWRELDELQAELEASEESSEGMSLNNGIRAKFEGQFYRIKAGLISKLPPSIPDAGTSSVVSSSLKGLKLPTITLPEFNGDYKEWLTFHDTFHALIHVNRDVPAIQKFHYFKSAVTGEAAQVIESFAISATSYPLAWQVLVSRYANEYLLKKRHLQAMMEIQRVKRETASTLHGIVDDFERHTKILRQLGEPVDAWSTMLEHLLCVRLPDETLKEWEVHASTTENPSYAALIEFLLRRIRVLESISVNHVNQAGSQYAASTHVSVSQRSSHIRSTSSDAVENFSIKCYACEQHHPLVKCIKFGRMSATDRLSLVNINRLCLNCFRSDHFSRNCPSKYTCRFCKRRHHSLLHSGFGDNYSQRSASASTNVHSTTTGERSSTQVVSAASAIPVNVNSSLPHKKTEKGMFMLTAVVVVTDRYGQEHFARALLDSASQPNLITERMAQILRLKRNKTKIVVQGVGEQCQNVRESMQVNVSSRKEDFTVNAEFLILQKITSDLPMHSVAIDQWNIPSNLFLADPQFFKRAPIDMILGIEHFFSFFRTVARVQLSKSLPMLVESVFGWLVSGSTQLSSTTEQHSPSKIVAVSLCSLEDSIERFWKVEELQTRSDYSLEEKHCEELFSSSTTRTVDGRYIVRLPRRATFDELIGNSKSTALRRVHVLERKLEQNPELKED, from the coding sequence ATGGCTGAAAGTCGGCATCTGGAGCGTCGACGAACATCGTTGCTGTCATCACTTGAGCGTGCTGGGCAATTTCTCACTACATACGAGGCAGAAAGGGATCGGCTCGAGGTGGCTCCGCGATTGGAAAACCTGGATGGCATTTGGCGCGAACTAGATGAGCTGCAAGCGGAACTGGAGGCATCCGAGGAAAGCAGCGAGGGTATGTCACTTAACAATGGAATTCGTGCAAAGTTTGAGGGTCAATTCTATAGAATAAAGGCTGGTCTGATCTCAAAATTACCTCCTTCCATTCCCGATGCTGGTACTTCCTCCGTGGTTTCCTCTAGTCTAAAGGGTCTTAAGCTTCCGACGATCACATTACCGGAGTTCAACGGTGATTACAAAGAATGGCTAACCTTTCACGACACGTTCCATGCACTAATACATGTCAACCGAGACGTGCCAGCAATCcaaaagtttcattatttcaaatcTGCAGTAACCGGGGAAGCTGCTCAAGTCATTGAGTCATTTGCGATAAGTGCTACAAGCTATCCACTGGCTTGGCAGGTGTTAGTCAGCAGGTATGCGAACGAGTATCTTTTGAAAAagcgtcatttgcaggcgatgATGGAGATTCAACGTGTGAAAAGAGAAACTGCTTCAACATTGCACGGGATCGTCGATGACTTCGAACGCCACACAAAAATACTACGACAACTTGGAGAACCTGTGGACGCCTGGAGCACCATGCTAGAGCACTTACTTTGTGTGCGCCTTCCAGATGAAACCCTGAAGGAATGGGAAGTTCACGCTTCTACGACAGAGAATCCTTCCTACGCAGCGCTTATTGAGTTCCTACTCCGGCGTATTCGTGTACTAGAATCCATTTCCGTAAACCACGTAAACCAAGCTGGTTCACAATACGCAGCATCTACCCATGTGTCAGTAAGTCAAAGGTCCTCCCATATAAGATCAACGTCTAGCGATGCGGTTGAAAATTTTTCCATCAAATGTTACGCGTGTGAGCAGCACCATCCATTGGTAAAGTGTATCAAGTTTGGTCGTATGAGTGCAACTGACCGTTTAAGTCTGGTTAATATCAATCGGTTGTGCTTAAATTGTTTTCGAAGTGACCATTTCTCCAGAAACTGTCCATCAAAATACACCTGCAGGTTTTGCAAACGACGTCATCATTCCCTCCTCCATTCCGGGTTCGGCGATAATTATAGTCAGCGTTCGGCCAGTGCATCTACTAATGTGCATTCGACTACAACGGGTGAACGTTCCTCAACACAGGTCGTTTCTGCAGCTTCTGCTATCCCAGTGAATGTTAATAGTAGTCTACCACATAAGAAGACAGAGAAAGGTATGTTTATGTTGACAGCGGTCGTGGTAGTTACTGATCGTTATGGACAGGAGCATTTTGCACGCGCTTTACTTGATTCCGCTTCCCAACCGAATCTGATAACTGAACGGATGGCCCAAATTCTGCGACTGAagcgaaacaaaacgaaaattgTCGTCCAAGGAGTTGGAGAGCAATGCCAAAATGTTAGggaatcaatgcaagttaacgTTTCATCTCGAAAAGAGGACTTCACAGTGAATGCTGAATTTCTTATTCTCCAGAAAATCACCTCCGATCTACCAATGCATAGCGTTGCGATTGATCAGTGGAATATTCCATCCAACTTGTTTCTAGCGGATCCACAATTTTTCAAGCGGGCGCCGATTGACATGATTCTAGGAATCGAGCACTTCTTCTCATTTTTTAGAACAGTAGCGAGAGTTCAATTGTCAAAATCTCTTCCAATGCTTGTCGAGAGTGTTTTTGGTTGGCTTGTCTCCGGTTCAACACAATTATCGAGTACAACAGAGCAGCATTCACCGAGTAAAATTGTTGCGGTGTCTCTATGCAGTTTAGAAGATAGTATTGAAAGATTCTGGAAGGTTGAAGAATTGCAAACCCGATCCGACTATTCGTTAGAAGAGAAACATTGCGAAGAACTATTTTCATCTTCTACAACAAGGACCGTTGATGGACGTTATATAGTACGTCTGCCCCGCCGTGCTACGTTTGATGAACTGATCGGAAATTCAAAATCAACAGCGCTGCGACGAGTCCATGTGCTAGAAAGAAAATTAGAACAAAATCCGGAGCTGAAGGAAGACTAA
- the LOC128745816 gene encoding uncharacterized protein LOC128745816, which produces MDKCCYECTLPIKNLNLIKCYLCDSVAHMKCFGWVPANLDFINSQSNLLWFCADCLKSVELLKHQTSPDLSNAVVSSVSNVISSCMNDIKDELAQTNAFIKSVSDKLTSAATPVISTSNRTNKRPRISSPDATPKQSIINKKLFGGTRSADNASVAVEKAPKPAEKFWIYLSRIAPFVTETEIATLVDTCMPGAQPIVKKLIKKYADLKSYGFVSFKVGVDLNLKELSLNPSTWPTGVYFRAFEERSSGSRDFWLPSATELARIDRSTPAQSSVAPRQPV; this is translated from the coding sequence ATGGATAAGTGCTGCTATGAGTGTACCCTGCCGATAAAAAATCTAAATCTAATAAAATGCTATTTGTGCGATAGCGTTGCACACATGAAATGCTTCGGTTGGGTTCCTGCGAATCTTGATTTCATTAACAGTCAATCAAACTTATTATGGTTTTGTGCTGATTGCCTGAAATCGGTTGAACTACTGAAACACCAAACATCGCCTGACTTAAGTAATGCTGTGGTTTCCTCTGTGTCAAATGTTATCAGCAGCTGCATGAATGACATCAAGGATGAGCTTGCTCAAACTAATGCTTTTATAAAATCTGTATCTGATAAACTGACGTCCGCTGCAACGCCCGTGATTTCAACTAGCAATCGCACAAATAAACGTCCGAGAATTTCCTCTCCAGACGCTACACCGAAACAATcgataattaataaaaaattgtttggCGGCACTCGCTCAGCTGATAATGCTTCTGTTGCTGTTGAAAAGGCTCCAAAGCCAGCAGAAAAATTCTGGATATACCTCTCGCGCATTGCCCCGTTCGTCACCGAGACAGAAATAGCTACACTTGTTGACACGTGCATGCCGGGCGCTCAACCGATTGTTAAAAAACTCATTAAAAAATATGCTGATTTGAAGTCGTATGGGTTCGTGTCATTCAAAGTCGGCgttgatttgaatttgaaggAGCTTTCACTGAACCCGTCTACATGGCCAACAGGAGTTTATTTTCGTGCTTTCGAGGAGCGCAGTAGTGGGTCCCGGGATTTTTGGCTTCCCAGTGCAACCGAACTTGCACGAATCGATCGATCTACACCTGCTCAGTCATCTGTAGCCCCACGTCAGCCAGTTTAA